The Nocardia bhagyanarayanae region GCTCTCGGTGCGCACCGTCGATATCGAAGGACTCGTCGCGGTGCCGGAAGCGCAAGTGCGCGAGCGGCTCGAAATTCCTTCGGGCCGCTCGATGCTGCGCATCGATACCGACGCCATGGCGCGGCGGGTGGCGAGTATTCCGAAAGTCGGCTCGGCGCGGGTGCAGCGGGTGTATCCGTCGACCGTCAAGGTGACCATTGTCGAGCGCACGCCGGTGTTGTTCTTCGAGAGTCCGGAAGGCGCGCATCTCCTGGATGCCGAAAGCGTCGAATTCGCCATCGAAGCCGCGCCGATCGGCGTGCCCAAGTTGATCACCGAACAACCCGGCGGCGCCGATCCGGTGACCCGCGCGGCGGTCGCGGTGCTCGCGGTCTTGCCGCCCGCCCTGAATATCCAGGTGGGCGAGGTTGTCGCACGGTCGATTTCGGATATCTCCTTGAATCTGCACGACGGGCGCACGGTACTCTGGGGCGGTGCGAACGATGCCGAACGCAAGGCGGCCGTGGTGTTGCCGCTGTTGACGCGGGAGGGAATGGTGTTCGACGTGTCGAGCCCGAATCTGGTCACGGTAAAGTGATCGACACCCATTGTGCCCAGGGAATTTTCGGGGGCGCTCTGCCGCGAGGCGCAGGGCCGTCGCCGGGATGGGGCTCGGGGGGCAACCGTCCAACCATACGGTGTGTGGAGTGGCGAACGAGAGGGATCACACAAGATTCTGTCACTCGTGTCGGCGCGCCTGCGCCCGTATCGCGGCGGCTGCGAATAGCGTTCCGCACCAGTCGGATACTTGACATAACGCTAACCCTGTGGTTGAGGTTTAGGGTTTGCCCGGGCCGCGGATCGTGGAGTGAACGGTCCCGGGCGAACAACCGAGGGTGGCCCATAGCGAAATGTCCTGAATCCGAAAATGACAGGCTTTAGATCGAAGGAAGGCGAGAGCCCATGACGCCCCCGCACAACTACCTTGCGGTGATCAAGGTCGTCGGTATCGGCGGCGGCGGCGTGAATGCCGTCAACCGGATGATCGAACAGGGACTCAAGGGAGTCGAGTTCATCGCGGTCAACACCGACGCGCAGGCGCTGCTGATGAGCGATGCCGACGTCAAGCTCG contains the following coding sequences:
- a CDS encoding cell division protein FtsQ/DivIB; protein product: MRLWGLLGVCVLTVVLSISWFTPVLSVRTVDIEGLVAVPEAQVRERLEIPSGRSMLRIDTDAMARRVASIPKVGSARVQRVYPSTVKVTIVERTPVLFFESPEGAHLLDAESVEFAIEAAPIGVPKLITEQPGGADPVTRAAVAVLAVLPPALNIQVGEVVARSISDISLNLHDGRTVLWGGANDAERKAAVVLPLLTREGMVFDVSSPNLVTVK